The Psychrobacter sp. 28M-43 genome segment GTTTTTTAGCAGTAGTGGTTTCTACTTTTTCATCGACCGCTTTTTTGCTAGTAGTTTCTTTAGCACTAGTGTCTTTAGCGCTAGTGTCTTTAGTCAAGGCGTTTTCTGCAGCGTCTTCTTTTTTTGCTGTATCTGATTTTGTATCCGTTGCTTTAACAACTGTACTTTCAACAACAGGGCTATCTGGATGATTGTTTTTATTACTCATAATATTATCCTTAAAAAGTATGGGTAGAAGTAAAAAGTGATAGGTAACAATAAAAAATAGTTAAGTTATTTTATACAAGCAAATATTATCATTTATTACGCAATACAGCTGTTTATCATAAGGCGTTTTTTATTCACTTAATGTATCTCTTTAGCAAACTATGTGACGCTTGTATGAGGTCGGTAGTAGATTCATGACCATGACGCATCGCTCTAATAGACTGGCTAGTAGGAAATATTAGCATTGCATAACAGTACGTTTGATAATATATTGTTATCAATAATTAAGTATGCCATAACCTATAGGTCAGATTTTAACATGTTATAGTGGCGCTTAACGCTGCTAAAAACGACTGGCTTGTATACTGACTTGTTTACAGATTGTTGTAGACATTATCTGTTTTTGGACTTGTTTATAAGGGAAGTGTATAGTTAGGCTAGTTTTGAGGCGATTTACTAAATTTAAATAATTACGATGTCAATGTCTCTATATAATAGATTCATTGCATTTTTTATTATTATACGAATCATTAATTATAAGGATTATATTATGTCAGACCGTTACGGTGATTTTGTTCAATCTTCTATTGGCAAAAAAGTAGCAAAAAATTTAGGTTTGCCGATGCCAACGACGCTTGATCGTTTCGAAAGTGGCGAGCGTTTGGTACGTGGTAGCGTATTGGTTGGCCGTGCTACTGGTGATGACAAGAGTATCAGTGAGTCTGTTGCCCGTATCCTGTCAGACGTCCATGCCGAAGTATATGTAAACAGCAGTGATGACATCAAAGACGCACTTGCTGATGCAGGCGTAGAGGCAAAAGCCAACACGGGCGGCGATGATCAATTCAAAGTACTGCTTTTTGATGCCAGCAATATCAGCAATGCTGAACAGCTAAAAGAGCTTTACGAGTTTTTCCATACAGTTGCACGCCGCGTAGAAAAATCAGGCCGTGTGGTTGTGGTTGGTCGTACGCCAGAGAACTTCACTGATATTGAATCTGCAATGGCTCAACGCTCGCTTGAGGGTTTTGTGAAGTCAGTGGGTAAAGAGTTTAAGCGCGGTATCACAGCGCAGCTGATTTATGTTGAAGAAGGCGCAGAGCAAAACCTAGATTCAACCTTACGCTTTTTTACGTCAGCTCGTTCAGCTTATGTATCAGGACAAGTAGTACGTGTCAGCAAAGGCAGTTCAGTCGATGTTGACTGGAACCAGCCGTTGGGCGGCAAAACTATGCTAGTGACTGGCGCAAGTCGCGGTATTGGCGAAGCTATCGCTCGTGTATTGGCTCGTGAAGGGGCGCATGTTATCTGTCTAGATGTACCGCAGCAGCAAGCTGACTTACAAAAAGTTGCTAGCGAAATCAGCGGCTCTGCTTTGACGGTAGATATCACTAGTGAAGACGCTGGTGCAGAAATCGCTGACGCTGCCCAGAAACGTGGTGGCCTAGATTCAATCATCCATAATGCTGGCGTGACTCGTGATAAGACGTTGGCTAAGATGGATGAGAAAAAGTGGAACATGGTCATTGATATCAACTTAGGCAGTATCGCTAGATTGAATCGCTACTTGTTGGACAATGACGTACTGAAAGAAAACGCACGTATTGTATGTGTGTCATCAATTTCAGGTATCGCTGGCAACATGGGTCAGACCAACTATGCTACTTCTAAAGCAGGTGTAATTGGTTTGGTTAACGCAACTGCCAAGCAATTAGAAGACAATGCTAAAGGCATGACGATCAATGCAGTCGCTCCTGGTTTCATCGAAACCCAAATGACAGAAGCCATTCCATTTGCTATTCGTGAAGCTGGTCGCCGCATGAACTCAATGAGCCAAGGCGGCCTGCCAGTAGATGTGGCTGAGACTATCGCATGGTTCGCGTCACCTGCGTCTGGCGGTCTAAATGGCAACACGGTTCGCGTCTGTGGTCAAAGCTTACTTGGTGCATAATGTTGATTAATTGATAAGTATATGTGAGAAACAAGGTACAGATAGAGAAAGTAGTTGTATCATATGAGCTATTATTTCTCGTTTGTATCACATATGCTTACGAAATAATCTCTGATAAAGTGTAATAAAGCTGCCCAAGGGTGGCTTTTTTATGATAAAAACACAAGAACCAATAGCCAAACTATTTTTTGCTGTTAAAGATACTCATGAGGTTGATTAAAGTTAATGCTTATTAGATGATTTAATAGTAGGCTTTAGTCAATGACTGCAGATTGTCTTTATATATGTTAAAGAACTTGTTCAAGCCACACTTAGGATGTACTTATGTCAGACAAACATTATGATGCGTTGCCAAAAGCGCACACCACTTACGCCAATATTGTCAAAAGCTTATTGCCTATCGGTAATGGTGGCAAGGTTAGTAGAGACCAGTTGCCACAATCTACTTACTTTGTAGATGACTTGCATATCGATCAAGAAAACCTAGATGACTATCGCAAAATTTGCGGTTTTGCTGATGATGGCAAAGTGCCAGCGACTTACTTCTCGGTATTGTCACAGACGCTACAAATGAACATGATGGTCAAAGAGCCATTCCCATTTGCCATGTTAGGTCTTGTTCACGTTGATAATAGCGTTACCCAGTATCGCCCGATTGGAGAACGTGAAACGGTAGCAATGTCGGTCACTTTTGACAACCTGCGCGATCATGCCCAAGGTCAGCAGTTTGACTTCGTAACTATCGTAAAGTCAGAAGATGAAGTCATCTGGGAAGGTACGTCGACTTATTTATCACGTAGCAAAAAACCTAGCAGTAAAGATAAGAAGAGCGCGCCGCGTCCGGTAATGGTCAAGCCTGAAGTAAACGAAGCAGGTGTTCATAGCATTTTTGAAGTGCCAGAAGATATCGGTCGTCGTTATGCCTTTGTATCGGGCGACTTTAACTTGATTCATTTGCATCCGCTATCAGCACGTGCGTTTGGTTTCCCTAAAGCGATTGCGCACGGTATGTGGTCAAAAGCTAAGTGCCTTGCTCTAATGGGTGACTTGCCTGACGCTTATACGATTGACGTCTCATTTAAGCTGCCTATCTTTTTGCCAGCTGAAGTAGAGTTGATTGCTGAGCCAGTAGCCCAGCTCAAAAAAGTAGATGATACTTGTGAGTTTGGATTATATAGCTCTAAAAACAATAAACCGCATTTGGCGGGTGTTGTAACCTTAAAGAGTGACAGCAAGTAGAATAAGCATCTTAAAGCTTCTATTTTAACAGCCATATTTAACGTACATATTTATTATTATGACTTCACAAAACATGCCTTCAGAAGAAAACGCGATAGACGTAGATCAATCAAATAGCTCGATAGCAACCGATACGGTCGCTGCTAACGATAGCGGCGCTAACATTCATATTAGTGCCGATAATGGCATTGATTTGACTGATATCTTTGAGCCTTATTTTCGTCCAGATGCAAACACTATCGTGTGCGGTGCATTAGACGACGAAAAAGTTGCGGCTTTAGCGAAAGCAGGCGTCGAGCTGGTCATCAACTTGCAGCCTGATGGCGAGTTAAGCTTTGATGAGGCATCGGCGGTTGAGCAGGCAGGTATGTACTACGAACAGCTGCCTATCAGCGGTGCTAAAGAGCTAAAGCAGCTTAAAATATTGGCATTTGACAATGTGCTACGTCAACATCATGGCAAAAAAGTCGCTATGCATTGTGGGTCGGGCAATAGAGTAGGCGCTGCAATAGCGCTGCGGGCAGGATGGTTGCGTGGACGTAAGATGGATACGGCTATGGAACGTGGTCGCAGTCATGGTTTGACCAAGCTTGAACAAGAAGTTCATAATCGTTTGCTAGTACCGCGTTAACTAGATTTGTGGCATTGAATATTATTGCTGTCTTAGACGTGATCAGACTCTAAAAATATCATCGAAATAAATAATAAAAAAGGCGACCAATGGGTGGCCTTTTTTATTGGCTCATAATTCATTTATACTGGTTCGAATATTTTATATAGTCAAAGAACTACTTGTGTAATCTGTAATCAGCTAGCTTGTATGCGTTTTAAACTTCTTTGACTATAGCTTACGTCTTACTATCATCTTAAAAACAGAATAATTCATATCACTGGAGCAAGGTAATAATAATGGATCATAATACAGAAAATTCTAATACATCTATAAACGCTGACTTTCAAAAAAAATTACGGCAATTATTGACAGATTTGCAGCTTGATGATGCACCTGCTGGCGGGGCTGTGGCCGTGTATCAAGCAGGTCAGTGCATTGCGCAAGCCAGTACAGGTATGGCGCGTCCTGATATGTCGTGGCAGCCCAATACGTTGGCGATTAATTTTTCTACTGGTAAAGGGGTATTGGCAACATTGGTTCATGTGCTGGTTTCGCAGCAGCTGCTTGAATATGACAAACCTATTGCCCATTATTGGCCAGAATTTGCTGCAAACGGCAAAGACCAAATTACGTTGCGACAAGTCATGTCACATCAGGCCGATTTGTTTTCGATTCAAA includes the following:
- a CDS encoding beta-lactamase hydrolase domain-containing protein; this translates as MTSQNMPSEENAIDVDQSNSSIATDTVAANDSGANIHISADNGIDLTDIFEPYFRPDANTIVCGALDDEKVAALAKAGVELVINLQPDGELSFDEASAVEQAGMYYEQLPISGAKELKQLKILAFDNVLRQHHGKKVAMHCGSGNRVGAAIALRAGWLRGRKMDTAMERGRSHGLTKLEQEVHNRLLVPR
- a CDS encoding MaoC family dehydratase, whose protein sequence is MSDKHYDALPKAHTTYANIVKSLLPIGNGGKVSRDQLPQSTYFVDDLHIDQENLDDYRKICGFADDGKVPATYFSVLSQTLQMNMMVKEPFPFAMLGLVHVDNSVTQYRPIGERETVAMSVTFDNLRDHAQGQQFDFVTIVKSEDEVIWEGTSTYLSRSKKPSSKDKKSAPRPVMVKPEVNEAGVHSIFEVPEDIGRRYAFVSGDFNLIHLHPLSARAFGFPKAIAHGMWSKAKCLALMGDLPDAYTIDVSFKLPIFLPAEVELIAEPVAQLKKVDDTCEFGLYSSKNNKPHLAGVVTLKSDSK
- a CDS encoding 3-oxoacyl-ACP reductase: MSDRYGDFVQSSIGKKVAKNLGLPMPTTLDRFESGERLVRGSVLVGRATGDDKSISESVARILSDVHAEVYVNSSDDIKDALADAGVEAKANTGGDDQFKVLLFDASNISNAEQLKELYEFFHTVARRVEKSGRVVVVGRTPENFTDIESAMAQRSLEGFVKSVGKEFKRGITAQLIYVEEGAEQNLDSTLRFFTSARSAYVSGQVVRVSKGSSVDVDWNQPLGGKTMLVTGASRGIGEAIARVLAREGAHVICLDVPQQQADLQKVASEISGSALTVDITSEDAGAEIADAAQKRGGLDSIIHNAGVTRDKTLAKMDEKKWNMVIDINLGSIARLNRYLLDNDVLKENARIVCVSSISGIAGNMGQTNYATSKAGVIGLVNATAKQLEDNAKGMTINAVAPGFIETQMTEAIPFAIREAGRRMNSMSQGGLPVDVAETIAWFASPASGGLNGNTVRVCGQSLLGA